From Streptomyces sp. NBC_01754, a single genomic window includes:
- the argJ gene encoding bifunctional glutamate N-acetyltransferase/amino-acid acetyltransferase ArgJ, producing MSVTAAKGFTAAGIAAGIKESGNPDLALVVNNGPRRAAAGVFTSNRVKAAPVLWSEQVLKGGEVTAVVLNSGGANACTGPLGFQDTHATAEKAAEVLGHGAGGIAVASTGLIGLRLPMDKLLPGVEQAAAALSEHGGEKAALAIKTTDTVHKTAVAGGEGWSVGGMAKGAGMLAPGLATMLVVLTTDADVDAPALDDALRAATRTTFDRVDSDGCMSTNDTVLLLASGAAGITPARDEFEQAVQSVCADLARQLIGDAEGASKDIRIEVINAASEDDAVEVGRSIARNNLLKCAVHGEDPNWGRVLSAIGTTKAAFEPDRLNVAINGVWVCKDGSVGEDRDLVDMRFREVRITADLAAGGESAVIWANDLTAEYVHENSAYSS from the coding sequence GTGAGCGTCACGGCAGCCAAGGGATTCACGGCGGCGGGTATCGCCGCCGGGATCAAGGAGAGCGGGAATCCCGACCTGGCCCTCGTGGTCAACAACGGGCCCCGAAGGGCCGCCGCGGGTGTCTTCACCTCCAACCGCGTCAAGGCCGCACCCGTCCTCTGGTCCGAGCAGGTCCTCAAGGGCGGCGAGGTGACCGCCGTCGTCCTCAACTCCGGTGGGGCCAACGCCTGTACGGGCCCGCTCGGTTTCCAGGACACCCACGCCACCGCCGAGAAGGCGGCCGAGGTCCTCGGCCACGGCGCGGGCGGGATCGCGGTGGCCTCGACCGGGCTCATCGGCCTGCGGCTCCCGATGGACAAGCTGCTGCCGGGCGTCGAGCAGGCCGCCGCCGCCCTCAGCGAGCACGGAGGCGAGAAGGCCGCCCTCGCCATCAAGACCACCGACACCGTCCACAAGACGGCCGTGGCGGGCGGCGAGGGCTGGAGCGTCGGCGGGATGGCCAAGGGCGCGGGCATGCTCGCCCCCGGCCTCGCCACCATGCTCGTCGTCCTGACCACCGACGCCGACGTCGACGCGCCCGCGCTCGACGACGCGCTGCGCGCCGCCACCCGCACCACCTTCGACCGGGTCGACTCCGACGGCTGTATGTCGACCAACGACACGGTGCTGCTCCTCGCCTCCGGGGCCGCCGGGATCACCCCCGCGCGGGACGAGTTCGAGCAGGCCGTGCAGAGCGTCTGCGCCGACCTCGCCCGGCAGCTGATCGGCGACGCCGAAGGGGCCTCCAAGGACATCCGCATCGAGGTGATCAACGCGGCGAGCGAGGACGACGCCGTCGAGGTCGGCCGGAGCATCGCCCGTAACAACCTCCTCAAGTGCGCCGTCCACGGCGAGGACCCCAACTGGGGCCGCGTCCTGTCCGCCATCGGCACCACGAAGGCCGCCTTCGAGCCCGACCGGCTGAACGTCGCCATCAACGGCGTCTGGGTCTGCAAGGACGGCAGCGTCGGCGAGGACCGCGACCTGGTCGACATGCGCTTCCGGGAGGTCAGGATCACCGCCGACCTCGCCGCCGGTGGGGAGAGCGCCGTCATCTGGGCCAACGACCTCACCGCCGAGTACGTCCACGAGAACAGCGCGTACAGCTCATGA
- the argB gene encoding acetylglutamate kinase: MSAARKHTALPKAQTLIEALPWLTRHNGRTVVIKFGGNAMVDDDLKAAFAQDVVFLRHAGLKPVVVHGGGPQISAQLDRHGLVSEFKAGLRVTTPEAMDVVRMVLAGHVQRELVGLLNEHGPLAVGMTGEDAHTITATQHRPLIDGEYVDIGRVGEITAIDTGAVQALLDDGRIPVVSSIARSAEDNHVFNVNADTAAAALAAALGAETLMVLTDVEGLYEDWPHSDDVISRLTATELEKLLPGLSSGMVPKMRGCLHAVRNGVRTARVIDGRVQHSILLEIFTDEGVGTMVVPDAPDEAQGES, encoded by the coding sequence ATGAGCGCCGCGAGGAAGCACACCGCGCTGCCGAAGGCCCAGACCCTCATCGAGGCGCTGCCCTGGCTGACCCGGCACAACGGCAGGACCGTCGTGATCAAGTTCGGCGGCAACGCCATGGTCGACGACGATCTGAAGGCGGCCTTCGCCCAGGACGTCGTCTTCCTGCGGCACGCCGGTCTGAAGCCGGTCGTCGTGCACGGCGGCGGCCCGCAGATCAGCGCCCAGCTCGACAGGCACGGCCTGGTCAGCGAGTTCAAGGCCGGTCTGCGCGTCACCACGCCCGAGGCGATGGACGTCGTGCGCATGGTGCTCGCCGGACACGTCCAGCGCGAACTCGTCGGCCTGCTCAACGAGCACGGCCCGCTCGCGGTCGGCATGACCGGCGAGGACGCCCACACGATCACCGCCACCCAGCATCGGCCCCTGATCGACGGCGAGTACGTCGACATCGGCCGGGTCGGCGAGATCACCGCCATCGACACCGGGGCCGTCCAGGCGCTGCTGGACGACGGCCGGATCCCGGTCGTCTCCTCGATCGCCCGCTCCGCCGAGGACAACCACGTCTTCAACGTCAACGCCGACACCGCGGCCGCCGCACTCGCCGCCGCGCTGGGCGCCGAGACCCTGATGGTCCTCACCGACGTCGAGGGCCTCTACGAGGACTGGCCGCACAGCGACGACGTGATCAGCCGTCTCACCGCCACCGAGCTGGAGAAGCTGCTGCCCGGCCTCTCCAGCGGCATGGTCCCCAAGATGCGGGGCTGCCTGCACGCCGTACGCAACGGTGTGCGGACCGCCCGGGTCATCGACGGACGCGTCCAGCACTCGATCCTGCTGGAGATCTTCACCGACGAAGGCGTCGGCACCATGGTCGTGCCGGACGCACCTGACGAAGCACAGGGGGAGTCATGA
- a CDS encoding acetylornithine transaminase, whose amino-acid sequence MSNEAYGQRWRGALMDNYGTPQLPLVRGAGATVWDADGTEYLDFVAGIAVNALGHGHPAIVEAVTAQVASLGHVSNLFSAEPPIALAERLLALLGRPGKVYFCNSGAEANEAAFKIGRLTGRTHMVATEGGFHGRTMGALALTGQPSKREAFQPLPGDVTHVPYGDVEALRAAVTTDTALLVVEPVQGENGVVVPPPGYLEAAREITRATGTLLVLDEVQTGIGRCGQWFAHQAHQGVEPDLVTLAKGLGGGLPIGATVAFGPAADLLKPGQHGTTFGGNPVVCAAGLAVLDTLAADGLLDGVKRLGEKIRDGVEALGHPLVSHVRGSGLLLGIVLTGPLAPQVRQAAQGAGLLVNAPAPDVVRLMPPLIIGDAEVDAFLRILPGALDAAHGDGRSGE is encoded by the coding sequence ATGAGCAACGAAGCGTACGGACAGCGGTGGCGGGGCGCCCTGATGGACAACTACGGCACCCCGCAACTGCCCCTGGTCCGGGGCGCCGGGGCCACGGTGTGGGACGCCGACGGCACGGAGTACCTCGACTTCGTCGCGGGCATCGCGGTCAACGCCCTCGGCCACGGGCATCCGGCGATCGTCGAGGCCGTCACCGCCCAGGTCGCCTCGCTCGGCCATGTCTCCAACCTCTTCTCCGCCGAGCCCCCCATCGCCCTCGCCGAACGGCTCCTGGCGCTCCTCGGCCGCCCCGGCAAGGTCTACTTCTGCAACTCCGGGGCCGAGGCCAACGAGGCCGCCTTCAAGATCGGCCGGCTCACCGGACGCACCCACATGGTCGCCACCGAGGGCGGCTTCCACGGCCGGACCATGGGCGCCCTCGCGCTGACCGGCCAGCCCTCGAAGCGCGAGGCCTTCCAGCCGCTGCCCGGCGACGTCACACACGTCCCGTACGGTGACGTCGAGGCGCTCAGGGCCGCGGTCACCACCGACACCGCGCTGCTGGTCGTCGAACCCGTGCAGGGCGAGAACGGCGTCGTCGTCCCGCCCCCCGGGTATCTGGAGGCGGCCAGGGAGATCACCCGGGCCACCGGCACACTGCTCGTCCTGGACGAGGTGCAGACCGGGATCGGCCGGTGCGGACAGTGGTTCGCGCACCAGGCGCACCAGGGCGTCGAGCCCGATCTCGTCACGCTGGCCAAGGGGCTCGGCGGCGGACTGCCCATCGGGGCGACGGTGGCGTTCGGCCCCGCGGCCGACCTGCTGAAGCCGGGTCAGCACGGTACGACGTTCGGCGGCAACCCGGTCGTCTGCGCCGCCGGGCTCGCCGTCCTGGACACGCTCGCCGCCGACGGCCTCCTCGACGGCGTCAAGCGCCTCGGTGAGAAGATCAGGGACGGCGTCGAGGCACTGGGACACCCGCTGGTCTCCCATGTCCGCGGCTCCGGACTTCTGCTGGGTATCGTGCTCACCGGGCCCCTCGCACCGCAGGTGCGGCAGGCGGCCCAGGGTGCCGGACTCCTGGTGAACGCGCCCGCCCCCGACGTCGTACGGCTCATGCCGCCGCTGATCATCGGTGACGCGGAGGTGGACGCCTTCCTGCGGATCCTGCCGGGAGCCCTCGACGCGGCACACGGGGACGGACGATCCGGAGAATGA
- the argC gene encoding N-acetyl-gamma-glutamyl-phosphate reductase, with protein MVVRAAVAGASGYAGGELLRLLLAHPRIEIGALTGNSNAGRPLGALQPHLRPLAGRVLEPTTAEVLAGHDVVFLALPHGQSAAVAEQLGDEVLVVDVGADFRLKDPADWERFYGSPHAGTWPYGLPELPGARGALQGAKRIAVPGCYPTAVSLALYPAYAARLAEPEAVVVAASGTSGAGKAAKPHLLGSEVMGSMSPYGVGGGHRHTPEMIQNLGAVAGESVTVSFTPTLAPMPRGILATCSAKAKAGVDAQALRAAYEKAFADEPFVDLLPEGQWPATAAVYGSNAVQVQVALDAAAGRIIAISAIDNLAKGTASGALQSMNIALGFPEDTGLSTVGVAP; from the coding sequence ATGGTGGTACGTGCGGCAGTGGCAGGGGCGAGTGGATACGCCGGCGGTGAGCTGCTCCGTCTGCTCCTGGCCCACCCCCGGATCGAGATCGGCGCACTCACCGGCAACTCCAACGCGGGCCGGCCGCTCGGCGCGCTCCAGCCGCACCTGAGGCCCCTGGCCGGCCGGGTGCTGGAGCCGACCACGGCCGAGGTGCTGGCGGGACACGACGTGGTCTTCCTGGCGCTGCCGCACGGGCAGTCGGCGGCCGTCGCCGAACAGCTCGGGGACGAGGTGCTGGTGGTGGACGTGGGCGCCGACTTCCGGCTGAAGGACCCCGCCGACTGGGAGAGGTTCTACGGTTCCCCGCACGCCGGGACCTGGCCGTACGGCCTGCCCGAGCTGCCCGGGGCCCGCGGCGCCCTCCAGGGCGCCAAGCGGATCGCGGTCCCCGGGTGTTACCCGACCGCCGTCTCCCTCGCCCTCTACCCGGCGTACGCGGCCCGGCTCGCCGAGCCCGAGGCGGTTGTCGTCGCCGCGTCCGGCACCTCCGGCGCGGGCAAGGCGGCCAAGCCGCACCTGCTGGGCTCCGAGGTCATGGGCAGCATGTCCCCGTACGGGGTCGGAGGCGGCCACCGGCACACCCCGGAGATGATCCAGAACCTCGGCGCCGTCGCCGGCGAGAGCGTCACCGTGTCGTTCACACCGACCCTCGCCCCCATGCCCCGGGGCATTCTCGCCACGTGCAGCGCCAAGGCGAAGGCCGGGGTGGACGCACAGGCGTTGCGGGCCGCCTACGAGAAGGCCTTCGCCGACGAGCCGTTCGTCGACCTGCTGCCCGAGGGGCAGTGGCCCGCCACCGCGGCGGTGTACGGCTCGAACGCGGTCCAGGTCCAGGTCGCCCTCGACGCGGCGGCCGGCCGGATCATCGCGATCAGCGCCATCGACAACCTCGCCAAGGGCACGGCGTCCGGTGCCCTTCAGAGCATGAACATCGCCCTCGGGTTCCCCGAGGACACGGGGCTCTCCACGGTCGGGGTCGCCCCGTGA
- a CDS encoding arginine repressor, whose product MTEAQDTEHGGPSVPQTRTARHRRIVDILNRQPVRSQSQLARLLADDGLSVTQATLSRDLDELGAVKIRNTGGELIYAVPSEGGFRTPQAPLGESAKEERMRRLSSELLISAEASANLVVLRTPPGAAQFLASAIDQAELRAILGTIAGDDTLMLISRDPNGGQALADHLLRLAQNDR is encoded by the coding sequence ATGACCGAGGCGCAGGACACCGAGCACGGGGGGCCGTCTGTGCCGCAGACCCGCACCGCACGCCACCGCAGGATCGTGGACATCCTCAACCGCCAGCCGGTGCGCTCGCAGAGCCAGTTGGCCCGGCTGCTCGCCGACGACGGGCTGAGCGTCACCCAGGCGACGCTCTCCCGCGACCTCGACGAGCTCGGCGCGGTGAAGATCCGCAACACCGGCGGCGAGCTGATCTACGCGGTGCCCAGCGAGGGCGGATTCCGTACCCCGCAGGCCCCGCTCGGCGAGTCCGCGAAGGAGGAGCGGATGCGCCGGCTCTCCTCGGAGCTGCTCATCTCCGCGGAGGCCTCGGCCAACCTGGTGGTGCTGCGCACACCTCCGGGGGCCGCCCAGTTCCTCGCCTCGGCCATCGACCAGGCCGAGCTGCGGGCGATCCTCGGCACGATCGCGGGGGACGACACACTGATGCTGATCAGCCGTGACCCGAACGGCGGCCAGGCACTCGCCGACCACCTGCTGCGGCTGGCCCAGAACGACCGCTGA
- a CDS encoding L,D-transpeptidase family protein codes for MRRSLVAVSVLFALAGSAAAAPGGPQPLPRRLADTGGGSQLITAVAPDTGSTTGTVTWWERRRGRWVEAGSAPARFGAGGLTEGASRVQGTNTTPTGLYDLPYAFGTGAAPAGTRYPYRPVNDRSWWCQDNDSAAYNRWVEPRPADCRAGESEHLASYATQYARALVIGFNYRRPVRGRGAGIFLHVNGKGATAGCVSVPAAAMDRIMAWADPARRPHIAVGTVSGPTAVTRY; via the coding sequence ATGCGCAGATCCCTGGTGGCCGTGTCCGTCCTGTTCGCCCTGGCCGGTTCGGCCGCGGCCGCGCCCGGCGGTCCGCAGCCTCTCCCCCGGCGGCTGGCCGACACGGGCGGCGGCAGCCAGCTGATCACCGCCGTGGCCCCGGACACCGGCTCCACCACGGGCACGGTCACCTGGTGGGAGCGACGGCGGGGCCGGTGGGTGGAGGCCGGTTCCGCCCCGGCCCGCTTCGGTGCGGGCGGCCTCACCGAGGGCGCCTCCCGCGTGCAGGGCACGAACACCACGCCGACGGGGCTGTACGACCTGCCGTACGCCTTCGGGACCGGCGCCGCGCCCGCCGGGACCCGCTACCCCTACCGCCCGGTGAACGACCGCTCGTGGTGGTGCCAGGACAACGACTCGGCCGCGTACAACCGGTGGGTGGAGCCCCGGCCCGCCGACTGCCGGGCCGGGGAGTCGGAGCACCTGGCGTCCTATGCCACCCAGTACGCCCGCGCGCTCGTCATCGGCTTCAACTACCGGCGCCCGGTGCGCGGCCGGGGCGCGGGGATCTTCCTCCACGTGAACGGGAAGGGCGCGACCGCCGGCTGCGTGTCCGTGCCGGCGGCCGCGATGGACCGGATCATGGCGTGGGCGGACCCGGCCCGCCGTCCGCACATCGCGGTCGGCACCGTCTCCGGTCCGACCGCCGTGACGCGCTACTGA
- the argH gene encoding argininosuccinate lyase encodes MSNGTGNSDVRLWGGRFADGPAEALAKLSASVHFDWRLAPYDIAGSRAHARVLNKAGLLTEDELTRMTAGLDALEADVADGSFTGTIADEDVHTALERGLLERLGPDLGGKLRAGRSRNDQVATLFRMYLRDHARIIGGLLAELQDALVGLAEAHPDVAMPGRTHLQHAQPVLFAHHVLAHAQSLSRDAERLRQWDERTAVSPYGSGALAGSSLGLDPEAVAADLGFERGSVANSIDGTASRDFVAEFAFITAMIGVNLSRIAEEVIIWNTKEFSFVTLHDAFSTGSSIMPQKKNPDIAELARGKSGRLIGNLTGLMATLKALPLAYNRDLQEDKEPVFDSCDQLEILLPAFTGMMATLTVNRERMEELAPAGFSLATDIAEWLVRQGVPFRGAHEVAGECVKVCEQRGIELDELSDEQFAEISEHLTPEVRTVLDVPGALASRDGRGGTAPSAVAVQLAEVKADLVTQHAWAAARR; translated from the coding sequence GTGAGCAACGGCACCGGCAACAGCGACGTACGCCTCTGGGGCGGACGTTTCGCCGACGGTCCGGCCGAGGCGCTGGCCAAGCTGTCCGCGTCCGTCCACTTCGACTGGCGGCTCGCGCCGTACGACATCGCGGGCTCCCGCGCGCACGCGCGCGTGCTGAACAAGGCGGGTCTGCTCACCGAGGACGAGCTGACCCGGATGACCGCCGGACTGGACGCGCTCGAAGCGGACGTCGCGGACGGTTCCTTCACCGGGACCATCGCCGACGAGGACGTGCACACCGCGCTGGAACGCGGTCTGCTGGAGCGCCTCGGTCCGGACCTCGGTGGGAAGCTGCGGGCCGGACGGTCCCGTAACGACCAGGTCGCCACCCTCTTCCGGATGTACCTGCGCGACCACGCCCGGATCATCGGCGGGCTGCTCGCCGAGCTCCAGGACGCGCTGGTCGGCCTGGCCGAGGCCCACCCGGACGTGGCCATGCCGGGCCGCACCCACCTCCAGCACGCCCAGCCGGTCCTCTTCGCCCACCACGTCCTGGCACACGCCCAGTCCCTGTCCCGGGACGCCGAGCGGCTGCGGCAGTGGGACGAGCGCACCGCGGTCTCCCCGTACGGCTCCGGCGCGCTGGCCGGATCGTCCCTCGGCCTGGACCCGGAGGCCGTCGCGGCCGACCTCGGCTTCGAGCGCGGGTCGGTCGCCAACTCCATCGACGGCACCGCCTCCCGGGACTTCGTCGCCGAGTTCGCGTTCATCACGGCGATGATCGGCGTCAACCTCTCCCGGATCGCCGAGGAGGTCATCATCTGGAACACGAAGGAGTTCTCCTTCGTCACCCTCCACGACGCCTTCTCCACCGGCTCCTCGATCATGCCGCAGAAGAAGAACCCGGACATCGCCGAGCTGGCCCGCGGCAAGTCCGGCCGGCTCATCGGCAACCTGACCGGGCTGATGGCGACGCTGAAGGCCCTCCCGCTCGCGTACAACCGGGACCTCCAGGAGGACAAGGAGCCGGTCTTCGACTCCTGCGACCAGCTGGAGATCCTGCTGCCCGCCTTCACCGGCATGATGGCCACCCTCACCGTCAACCGGGAACGCATGGAGGAGCTGGCCCCCGCCGGCTTCTCGCTCGCCACGGACATCGCGGAGTGGCTGGTGCGGCAGGGCGTGCCGTTCCGGGGCGCCCACGAGGTCGCCGGCGAGTGCGTGAAGGTCTGCGAGCAGCGGGGCATCGAGCTGGACGAGCTGAGCGACGAGCAGTTCGCGGAGATCTCCGAGCACCTCACCCCCGAGGTGCGCACGGTGCTCGACGTGCCCGGCGCGCTGGCCTCCCGCGACGGCCGCGGCGGCACCGCACCGTCCGCCGTCGCCGTCCAGCTCGCCGAGGTGAAGGCCGACCTGGTGACACAGCACGCCTGGGCCGCCGCCCGCAGGTGA